A single genomic interval of Sphaerodactylus townsendi isolate TG3544 linkage group LG08, MPM_Stown_v2.3, whole genome shotgun sequence harbors:
- the LOC125437540 gene encoding uncharacterized protein LOC125437540 has translation MAALDTKAKAKKTLGTVDYVESSEFAQGILPTKKDVIQNMLYLLHPKRAGQAQRSKEDAAQLLAELLQEHWLFCNLYTIATHSIKNHILKVYEEFSKLYQSRKRRKNELFIQKADDFNRSSEQLFDIFCTDTVTREKLEQYSGVKMTDIEWKFLEDQRSERKMYFEDFMDKKQTETLESRRKVQSLEHFRKIAEEEKETCKRKGMASGRDELPDEEVTSRNKDDSSLERSKGAGDFSHKAKRKRLSSGWITGTATSTSYDESVPHECQHLRMSIRKVRPGFYETFDKYENC, from the coding sequence ATGGCAGCTTTAGATACTAAAGCAAAAGCGAAGAAAACTCTGGGAACTGTTGATTATGTGGAATCATCAGAATTTGCACAAGGAATTCTGCCTACAAAGAAGGATGTCATTCAAAATATGTTATATTTGCTGCACCCTAAAAGGGCTGGGCAGGCGCAGCGATCCAAAGAAGATGCTGCCCAATTGCTTGCTGAACTTTTGCAAGAACACTGGTTATTTTGCAATTTGTACACCATAGCAACACATAGCATAAAAAACCATATACTTAAGGTATATGAGGAATTCTCCAAGTTGTATCAGTCTAGAAAGCGAAGAAAAAATGAGCTGTTTATACAGAAAGCGGATGACTTCAACCGGAGCTCGGAACAGCTTTTTGATATATTTTGTACAGATACAGTTACAAGAGAGAAACTGGAACAATACAGTGGTGTGAAGATGACAGACATTGAGTGGAAATTTCTTGAAGATCAGAGAAGTGAAAGAAAAATGTACTTTGAGGACTTCATggacaagaaacaaacagaaacattAGAAAGCCGGAGAAAAGTACAGTCACTGGAGCATTTCAGGAAGAttgcagaagaggagaaagaaactTGTAAGCGTAAAGGAATGGCCTCTGGTAGAGATGAACTGCCAGATGAAGAAGTCACCAGTAGGAATAAAGATGACTCTTCTCTTGAACGCAGCAAGGGAGCTGGAGACTTTTCACATAAGGCAAAAAGGAAGCGCTTATCTTCTGGCTGGATTACTGGGACTGCAACTTCAACTAGCTATGACGAGTCAGTCCCTCATGAATGTCAGCATCTTCGTATGAGCATCAGAAAAGTCAGACCAGGGTTCTATGAGACTTTTGACAAATATGAAAACTGCTAA
- the SCLY gene encoding selenocysteine lyase codes for MEKVQAKRVLVNNGKEICEEIGCPGEGKMSSSSKIYMDYNATTPLATEVIQTVFEAMQEAWGNPSSSYIAGQRAKEIISEARQSLARMVGGQPQDIIFTSGGTEANNLVIHTAVKYFRESNKQRYDEHGSPKKTLEMYPHLITSCIEHDSVLLPVKHLMKEHEAEATLVPVSKATGQVEVDDVIAAIRPTTCLVSVMLANNETGVIMPISELSQQIQPLNHRRVASGLPRILVHTDAAQMIGKGQVDVQDLGVDYLTIVGHKFYAPRIGALYVRGPGTATPLHPMLFGGGQEYNLRPGTENTPMIAGLGKAAELVNKHCKAYETHMKKIRDYLEERLTAVFEEQGIHFNCRLEGSRRLCNTSNFSILGSGLQGRLVLSRCGTLLASVGAACHSERGDEPSSILLGCGIPYHVAQNALRLSVGRDTSKEDVDLIVDDLKQAVAQLQ; via the exons ATGGAGAAAGTTCAAGCCAAGAGGGTGTTAGTTAACAATGGAAAGGAGATCTGTGAGGAAATTGGCTGTCCTGGAGAAGGAAAGATGTCATCAAGCAG CAAGATTTACATGGATTACAATGCAACTACTCCTCTGGCAACTGAGGTGATTCAGACAGTTTTTGAAGCCATGCAAGAAGCATGGGGCAATCCTAGCAGTTCCTATATAGCAG GTCAAAGGGCTAAAGAGATCATCAGTGAAGCTCGTCAAAGTCTGGCTAGAATGGTAGGAGGGCAACCCCAAGACATCATCTTCACTTCTGGTGGAACAGAG GCAAATAACTTGGTGATCCACACTGCAGTGAAGTATTTTAGAGAAAGCAACAAGCAGAGGTATGATGAGCATGGCAGTCCAAAGAAAACTCTGGAGATGTATCCACATTTAATTACATCTTGCATTGAACATGACTCAGTCCTCCTACCTGTGAAGCACTTGATGAAAGAACATGAGGCTG AAGCCACTTTAGTCCCAGTGTCCAAAGCAACTGGCCAGGTGGAAGTAGATGATGTCATTGCTGCAATCCGTCCAACCACATGTTTGGTTTCTGTTATGCTGGCCAATAATGAGACTGGAGTTATCATG CCCATCTCAGAACTCAGTCAGCAGATTCAGCCTCTGAACCACAGGAGAGTGGCATCTGGTCTGCCACGAATCTTGGTACATACAGATGCAGCTCAGATGATAGGAAAAGGCCAAGTGGATGTGCAGGATCTGGGAGTGGATTACCTCACTATTGTGGGGCACAAG TTTTATGCCCCACGGATTGGAGCTCTGTACGTGCGAGGACCCGGTACTGCTACACCTCTCCATCCCATGCTATTTGGAGGTGGACAGGAATATAATTTGCGTCCTGG GACTGAAAATACACCAATGATTGCTGGTCTTGGTAAG GCAGCAGAACTGGTGAACAAGCACTGTAAAGCATATGAAACTCACATGAAGAAAATCCGGGATTACCTGGAAGAGAGGCTGACA GCTGTGTTTGAAGAACAAGGAATCCATTTCAACTGTCGACTGGAAGGCTCTAGGCGACTTTGCAACACCAGTAATTTTTCTATACTGGGCTCAGGATTGCAAG GTCGACTGGTGCTGTCTCGGTGTGGGACTCTCCTTGCCAGCGTTGGTGCTGCATGCCACTCTGAGAGGGGTGATGA gCCATCCTCCATTTTGCTTGGTTGTGGAATTCCTTACCATGTGGCCCAGAACGCCCTGCGCCTCAGTGTGGGGCGGGATACCAGCAAGGAAGACGTGGACCTCATAGTGGACGATCTGAAGCAGGCTGTGGCTCAGCTGCAATAG